CGCGCCGGGAGCAAGACTTTACACCACATCACGACGTGTCACTGCAAAGGATTACGTCGTGGTCACTTCGATGCGGTGGTCTTGTTTTCCATATTCACGACCTGCACGCGGCGGTTCACTTCCGCCATCGGCTGGTTCGGATCCTTCAGCTTGCTCTTGCCGTAGCCGACGGTGACGAGGTCGGTCGCGGCAATGCTGTACTTCTCGACGAGGTAGCGCTTGATCGAATCCGCGCGGCGTTCCGACAGCTCCTGATTGTAGCCCTCGCTGCCGGCGGCGTCGGTGTGGCCGGCGACCACGAAGGTCGAGCCCTTCAGGTCGGGGCTGGTCAGGGCGCGGCCCAGCGCCTGCACCGAAGGCAGCGACTTGGTGCTGATGTCGGCCGAGTTGTAGTCGAAGGTGATCTCGAGATCGATGTTCGGCTTGTCCTTGGCGGCGGAGGCGATCTCCTCGCGCTCGGTCGATGATAGCGAGCGGGTGGCGCGGCCGCGGACGGACTGGATCAGCTTGGTTTCCGCCGGGTTCGGCGCCGGATCGGCCTGCGGAGCGATCGAGAGGCCGCGGGTCAGGGGCTTCTTCGGCGGCGGTGCCAGCGCGCGGAGGATCTCGTCCTCGGTGACGTTCTTGCTGTTGCCGTCATCGCCGGCAAAGGCGGGCGGGAGCGTCAGTGACAGCGCGGCACTGATGGTGATGATGGACAGGATTGCGGTCAGTCCCTTTGCAGCCAATCTCATTGCCAGTCCCTCCTGCGCGCGCGCCCGCGCCGTTCCAAAATTCCTGCGATAGGCCCGACGGCAAGGCCGCCTGCGGCATCCGTTCGTTAGTCTTGGCCGGGCCGCCATGGGTTCGAGGCGGCGGGCCTCAAATCAAAAAATATCAACGCACTCCGTAACTTGCGAATTCCTGCACGATGTTCGGGTCCATCGCCTTGGCATTGGCGATGTCGAGCGCGCCCTCCTGCGCCGAGCCATTGCGCTGCTTCGCGATCCCCCGCCCAAAGAGCGAGGAGGTCAGTCGCGGGTTGATCCTCAGCGCCGCGTCGAAATCGGCGATGGCGTTCTTCACCGTCCCGGATTTGAGGTTCACCAGCCCACGGCTGTCCAGCGCATCGACGAAGTTCGGCCGCAGCCGCAGCGCCTCGTTGCAATCCTTCAGCGCGGCCTGGAGGTCGCCGACCACGGCACGGGTCCAGCAGCGGTTGTTCAGGGCCTCGACGTCCTTCGCATTGATCCGGAGCGTGTCGTCAAAATCCTTGATGGCGAGGCTGTAGGCCCCCTTGCTGGCATAGACCTGGCCACGCCGGTACAGCGCGTTCACGTCGTCCGGATTGGCGGCGATCTTGGCCGTCAGGCCCTTGATGGTGGGATCCTCAGCCAGCGCGGCCGCGCTCGGCCCGCCATCCGCGTTCGGCGCCGGCTCGGCCGATTTGACCGGCGGTTGCGGCGGAGGCAGCACGGCCTCAACCTGCGGCTTCGGTGCCGGCGGGGGCGGTGACGGAGGTGCGGGCGGCGCCGGAGGATTGTTCGCAGCTACAGGTGGTGCTGGCGGGGCGGGCGGAGCCGGAGGCGGGTTGTTGGTGGCGACCGCCGGCGGCGGTGCGGGAGGTGCCGGCGGGGTCGTCGCCGTCGGGCGCGATCCAGCGGCACCTGGAATGAACGAGAAATCCTCGGCGAGCGAGGACGATATCCACGGCACCTGCTCGCCGCGCGAGGCGCGGGTGACGCCCATCTTGGTGCGGTTCAGCGTTTCCTCCGCCATCAGGTCGGGGACACGGATTTCCTTCAGCAGTTCCTGGACGAACAGGCTATGGTCGCCGCCGGCGTCCGACACCACCGATGCCAGCGCCGCCGAATACATCACCAGCGTGCCGTTCGGCGCGATGACCGGGGTCAGACCCGCCGAGAAGCTCCGGAACCGCCGTTCGAAGGGATTGCGCCTGCTCGCATCGATCAGCGCGATCTTGACGCCGGCGCCGCGGGTGTTGAGCTCGCCGAGAATCGCTTCGATGCTGAAACCGTCGCGGCGGACGTCGGACTCGGTCCAGATCTGCGCGTCGACCGGGATCATGTAGCTCTGGCGTGCCGACTGGATACCGAACCCGCTGTAGAACACCAGCGCCACGGAGCCCGGCTTGATCTTGCCGTAGAGCTTGTCGAAGGCACGGCGCATCGCATCGCCGGTCAGGTTCTCGCCGACCTCGACCGAAAAGCCGTCGCGCTTGAGCTCGTCGGCGACGTCGCGGGTGTCGTTGATCGGCTCTTTCAGCGGGCTGTCCGCGTCCGGATATTTGGCATTGCCGATGACCAGCGCGAAGCGGTCGCCGGCCGCATGCGACGGCGCGGTCGGGATCAACGAGGCAAGCAAGGGCAGAAGAAAAAGGAAGCGAATTTTCATAATCAGCGCGGTCCAGCCAAAAAGGCGCCGTTCCCAGCTTGCGCCGCGGCGACCTTAACTTACGCAATGTGCATTATCAAACCCGGGAGTGGGGGCGTCAACCGCTTGGAGATTCGGCGCAATCGCGACAATTGACCGCGACGCACAGGCTGGCTGCGAGGGGAATAATTTGGCGGTCACGGCTTTACTCGACGCGTTCTCGTTTGCGGTTCCGGCGGTCATGTTAGGCCGGCACAAGCGACGAAAATGTGATTGGTCTCACATTGCGCCTTGCGTCCGCTGCAGGCTCAGCCGTTTGACCTTTGCGATGGGCGATGGCTTGGTGCGCGGCAGGTCCAACCAGAAAAAGCAAGAGCCGGGATCGAAGCCATGGGAAACGCCTACGAAATCTACGCCCTGCGCTATGCGACGATGTCGCCGCGCACCCCCAGCATGAATTTTCTGGCGCCCGACCCGCATGACAGCGCCGCGCAGGATCTCGACTACTTCGTTTGGCTGATCCGAGGCCAGGGCCGCGATATTCTGGTCGATACCGGCTTCAATGCCGAGGAGGCCACCTCGCGTGCGCGCAAGCTGACGCTCAATCCCGTCGATGCGCTGGAGCGCTTTGGCGTCGCTGCATCGAGCATTCGCGACATTATCGTGACGCATCTGCATTACGATCACGCGGGCAATCTCGATCGCTTCCCGAATGCGCGCTTCCATCTCCAGGAGCGCGAGATGGCTTATGCCACGGGCCGCTGCATGTGCAACGGACTGCTGCGACATCCATTCTCGGTCGAGCACGTCACCCAGATGGTGCGCCATGTCTATGGCGAGCGCGTCAATTTCTATTCCGGCGACGGCGAGGTCGCGCCCGGTGTCACCGTGCACCGTGTCGGCGGCCATTCGGACGGCTTGCAGGTGGTCAAGGTCGAGACCGCGCGCGGTCCGGTGGTGCTGGCGTCCGACGCCGCGCATTACTACGCCAATCTCCAGCGCAGGAGTCCATTTCCGATCGTCTACAATGTCGGCGACATGGCCGTGGGCTGGGAGACGATCGAACGTCTCGCCGGCCACCCCGATCGCTATATTCCCGGACACGATCCTGTTGTGACCGAGATCTATCCGCGTGCGAGCGACAAGGTCGACGCCTGGGCGCTGCATTTGCCGCCGACGCGGTCGTTTGCGAAGTGACGGCGAAGCCGTCATTCCGGGTTCGCGCTACGCGCGCCCCGGAATGACAGAGGAGCTAATACGCCTGCTTGGCGTCGGCCTCTTCGCTGGTCTGGATCAGGTCGAGACTGCCCTCGATCTTGCCGAGCAAAGCCGACAGCTGCTTGCGCTCCTGTGCGGACAGGCAGGTGAGGATCTCGTCTTCCCGCCGCAGCAATTGTGGGAACAACTCCTCGTAAAGCGCGCGGCCCTTGTCGGTCAGTTGCAGGCGGAATTCGCGGCGGTCGGCCTCGTTCTCGACCCGCTCGATCCGGCCATCATGCAGCAGCGTCGTCACCGCGCGGCTGATGGTGGATTTGTGCGTGCGGGTGCATTGCGAGATGTACTGCGCGCTGCAGGCATCGTTACGGAAGCCGAGCGTGGCAATGACGCGCCAGGCCGGAATGTCGAGGCCGTGACGTTCCTGATATTCGACCGCGAGCGCGGAACTGACCTCCGCCGCGAGCCGGTTGAGCCGGAACGGCACGAACTTGAACAGATCGAGCCGCGATTTGGGCCGCGGTGAAGCCTCATCGGCTTCGCGTGTCTTCAGCGCGATGTCGCTGGATGTCCTCGCCAAGGAGAGCGCTCCGAATTCCAGTTGACGGCCGGCCGGCTCCGGTCCAAAATAGTTGCACGTGAGACTATCTAGCAGATCAGTCCTCTCCTGACCAGAGCCGAGGTTAGTGTATGGCGGGCGCCAATACCCATCAGGCCAAAACCCAGTTCGGCTATCGCCGCCACGCCGACCAGGATCGCCCCGGGCAAAGTCCGGCCGAGCACCCGGTCGTGGTCGTCGGCGCAGGGCCCGTCGGGCTCTCGCTGGCGATCGATCTCGCTCAGCGCGGCCAGCGCGTCGTCCTTCTGGATGATGCCGACCGCATCGGCGAAGGCTCGCGCGCGATCTGCTTCTCGAAGCGCTCGCTGGAATATTGGGACCGGCTCGGCGTTGCCGACCGCATGGTCGACAAGGGCGTGGTGTGGAGCGTTGGCCGCATTTTTCACGGCGAGTCCCAGCTCTACCAGTTCAATCTACTGCCGGAGGAGGGCCACAAGCGGCCGGCCTTTATCAACATCCAGCAATATTACGCCGAGGCCTATCTGGTCGATCGCATCAGCGACCTGACCGCGATCGACTTGCGCTGGCGGAACAAGGTGACGGCGCTGGAGCAACGCAATGATTCCGTTGCGCTGACGATCGAGACGCCTGAGGGCGCCTACCGCCTGCATGCGCAATATATCGTTGCCTGCGACGGCGCGCGCTCTTCGCTGCGACAGATGGTCGGCGCTGAATTCGCTGGCCAGGTGTTCGAGGACCAGTTCCTGATCGCCGACGTCAAGATGACCGCGGAATTCCCGACCGAGCGGTGGTTCTGGTTCGACCCGCCGTTTCATGCGGGACGTTCGGCGCTGCTGCACCGGCAGCCTGATGACGTTTGGCGCATCGATCTCCAGCTCAATCGTTACGCCGATCCCGTGGTCGAGAAGAAGCCCGAAAATGTGCGGCCGCGGATCGCGCGGATGCTCGGCCATGACAAGTTCGAGTTCGAATGGATCTCGCTCTACAAATTCCAGTGCCGGCGCATGGATCGCTTCATCCACGGCCGCGTGATCTTTGCGGGCGATTCCGCCCACCAGGTCTCGCCCTTCGGCGCGCGTGGCGCCAATTCCGGGCTCGAAGACGCCGAAAATCTCTCGTGGAAACTTGACCGCGTGCTGCGCGGCACCTCGCCCGCGAGCCTGCTCGAAAGCTATCAGGTCGAGCGCAGCGCGGCGGCGGACGAGAATATCCGCGAATCCACCCGCTCGACCGATTTCATGGCGCCGAACTCGCATCAGGAAGCCCGGCTGCGCCAGGCGGTGCTGTCGCTCGCCAAGGAGACCGAGTTCGGCAAGCGCAT
This portion of the Bradyrhizobium diazoefficiens genome encodes:
- a CDS encoding caspase family protein → MKIRFLFLLPLLASLIPTAPSHAAGDRFALVIGNAKYPDADSPLKEPINDTRDVADELKRDGFSVEVGENLTGDAMRRAFDKLYGKIKPGSVALVFYSGFGIQSARQSYMIPVDAQIWTESDVRRDGFSIEAILGELNTRGAGVKIALIDASRRNPFERRFRSFSAGLTPVIAPNGTLVMYSAALASVVSDAGGDHSLFVQELLKEIRVPDLMAEETLNRTKMGVTRASRGEQVPWISSSLAEDFSFIPGAAGSRPTATTPPAPPAPPPAVATNNPPPAPPAPPAPPVAANNPPAPPAPPSPPPPAPKPQVEAVLPPPQPPVKSAEPAPNADGGPSAAALAEDPTIKGLTAKIAANPDDVNALYRRGQVYASKGAYSLAIKDFDDTLRINAKDVEALNNRCWTRAVVGDLQAALKDCNEALRLRPNFVDALDSRGLVNLKSGTVKNAIADFDAALRINPRLTSSLFGRGIAKQRNGSAQEGALDIANAKAMDPNIVQEFASYGVR
- a CDS encoding N-acyl homoserine lactonase family protein produces the protein MGNAYEIYALRYATMSPRTPSMNFLAPDPHDSAAQDLDYFVWLIRGQGRDILVDTGFNAEEATSRARKLTLNPVDALERFGVAASSIRDIIVTHLHYDHAGNLDRFPNARFHLQEREMAYATGRCMCNGLLRHPFSVEHVTQMVRHVYGERVNFYSGDGEVAPGVTVHRVGGHSDGLQVVKVETARGPVVLASDAAHYYANLQRRSPFPIVYNVGDMAVGWETIERLAGHPDRYIPGHDPVVTEIYPRASDKVDAWALHLPPTRSFAK
- a CDS encoding MarR family winged helix-turn-helix transcriptional regulator, with product MARTSSDIALKTREADEASPRPKSRLDLFKFVPFRLNRLAAEVSSALAVEYQERHGLDIPAWRVIATLGFRNDACSAQYISQCTRTHKSTISRAVTTLLHDGRIERVENEADRREFRLQLTDKGRALYEELFPQLLRREDEILTCLSAQERKQLSALLGKIEGSLDLIQTSEEADAKQAY
- a CDS encoding OmpA family protein, coding for MRLAAKGLTAILSIITISAALSLTLPPAFAGDDGNSKNVTEDEILRALAPPPKKPLTRGLSIAPQADPAPNPAETKLIQSVRGRATRSLSSTEREEIASAAKDKPNIDLEITFDYNSADISTKSLPSVQALGRALTSPDLKGSTFVVAGHTDAAGSEGYNQELSERRADSIKRYLVEKYSIAATDLVTVGYGKSKLKDPNQPMAEVNRRVQVVNMENKTTASK
- a CDS encoding FAD-dependent oxidoreductase, whose product is MAGANTHQAKTQFGYRRHADQDRPGQSPAEHPVVVVGAGPVGLSLAIDLAQRGQRVVLLDDADRIGEGSRAICFSKRSLEYWDRLGVADRMVDKGVVWSVGRIFHGESQLYQFNLLPEEGHKRPAFINIQQYYAEAYLVDRISDLTAIDLRWRNKVTALEQRNDSVALTIETPEGAYRLHAQYIVACDGARSSLRQMVGAEFAGQVFEDQFLIADVKMTAEFPTERWFWFDPPFHAGRSALLHRQPDDVWRIDLQLNRYADPVVEKKPENVRPRIARMLGHDKFEFEWISLYKFQCRRMDRFIHGRVIFAGDSAHQVSPFGARGANSGLEDAENLSWKLDRVLRGTSPASLLESYQVERSAAADENIRESTRSTDFMAPNSHQEARLRQAVLSLAKETEFGKRMVNGGRLSVPCSYDSALSSRDADAWRGGPSPGCSMLDAPVATRAGEQAYLTDAFRKGGTDFTLLSFGNGAAVDMPDGVKDIRIGGESGLADPQGLVAKRYDAEPGSAYLLRPDGYVAARFRHPTRGAIAAALSRAQGLN